The Phycisphaeraceae bacterium genome has a window encoding:
- a CDS encoding phosphoribosylformylglycinamidine cyclo-ligase translates to MTYAASGVDIHAGDRAVDLMEHLVKRTHGPRVLGGFGGFAGMFRLDYNERLFKRNYKDPVLVACTDGVGSKVKLAAQLGVYHTVGIDCVAMNVNDMIVQGAEPLFFLDYIGLNKVVPEHVARMVEGVARGCEIAGCALLGGETSEMPDVYAPGDFDLAGFAVGVVELSRAIDPLRVEKGDVVIGLGSSGIHSNGYSLVRKIVEQRKLKLDKAYDELNDPRPLGEVLLEPTRIYVKPIIKLLRTYRVKKVISGMANITGSGLPGNLPRAFGGDLDARLDTRAWTVPPVFEFLQRHGNVQRTEMFSVFNMGIGYTLIVRPTFVDSVVRQLRKSGEAATVIGEIVPGKGEVRLD, encoded by the coding sequence ATGACCTATGCCGCGTCGGGCGTGGACATTCACGCCGGCGACCGGGCGGTGGACCTGATGGAGCACCTGGTCAAGCGGACGCACGGGCCGCGCGTGCTGGGCGGGTTCGGCGGCTTCGCGGGCATGTTCCGGCTCGACTACAACGAGCGGCTGTTCAAGCGCAACTACAAGGATCCGGTGCTGGTGGCTTGCACCGACGGCGTGGGCAGCAAGGTCAAACTGGCGGCGCAGCTGGGCGTGTACCACACCGTCGGCATCGACTGCGTGGCCATGAACGTCAACGACATGATCGTGCAGGGCGCGGAGCCGCTGTTCTTCCTGGATTACATCGGGCTGAACAAGGTGGTGCCCGAGCACGTGGCCCGCATGGTGGAGGGCGTGGCCCGCGGCTGCGAGATCGCCGGCTGCGCCCTGCTGGGCGGCGAGACGTCGGAGATGCCCGACGTGTACGCGCCAGGCGATTTCGACCTGGCGGGTTTCGCGGTGGGCGTGGTGGAGCTCAGCCGCGCCATCGACCCGCTGCGCGTCGAGAAGGGCGACGTGGTCATCGGACTCGGCTCATCGGGCATTCACTCGAACGGCTACTCGCTGGTCCGGAAGATCGTGGAGCAGCGGAAACTCAAACTCGACAAGGCGTACGACGAACTGAATGACCCTCGCCCGCTGGGTGAGGTGCTCCTCGAACCCACGCGCATCTACGTGAAGCCGATCATCAAACTGCTGCGCACGTATCGCGTGAAGAAGGTGATCTCCGGCATGGCCAACATCACCGGCAGCGGCCTGCCGGGCAACCTGCCCCGCGCCTTCGGGGGCGACCTGGATGCGCGGCTGGACACTCGCGCATGGACTGTGCCGCCGGTCTTTGAGTTTCTGCAGCGCCACGGCAACGTGCAGCGGACGGAGATGTTCAGCGTCTTCAACATGGGCATCGGCTACACGCTGATCGTGCGCCCGACGTTCGTCGATTCAGTCGTGCGGCAGCTGCGCAAGAGCGGCGAAGCGGCCACCGTGATCGGCGAGATCGTGCCGGGCAAGGGCGAAGTGCGTCTGGATTGA
- a CDS encoding DUF4026 domain-containing protein, which produces MPFPQPDDATNLPNGDGADATADPWGLHGIEPTRLIIAWPDDQPPTRTEVMSLFEAAAGGLNDQGELEGGSPDVLWNAVVRPAGAEISQILWCEPGKMMIDPATGAPGYRPTWVVGVETLLDPDDAVASYARLLRLAMNAMPDAPVIYDASSFRSFSREDLAWMLPSIDLEPVADSLWCIHVVGREKGEGPVWLHTHGLWRCGRPELEMLEVPTEFIGTAAEMINLVGERWLDEAPPAPGGIMPLGDTLNISLQRWQDCVETLPPGSPGEKADRADGEDGDHVGARAVICDARPRGVFRKVWTWPEQVIRALEEGSAVVARTERATRRSEQIARATWPELAMAHADFRRARKGVHHPDVHFLLKIGLPYGEGEDASREHMWFEVERFEGDRAEARLLNRPHFVEGLSEGDVRSVERSQLSDWSVFSPEGRFEPGRSAGLREALERLART; this is translated from the coding sequence ATGCCCTTTCCCCAGCCGGACGACGCCACGAACCTCCCCAACGGTGATGGCGCTGACGCGACCGCGGATCCCTGGGGTCTGCACGGCATCGAGCCCACGCGGCTCATCATCGCCTGGCCCGATGACCAGCCGCCGACCCGCACGGAAGTGATGTCGCTCTTCGAGGCGGCCGCGGGCGGACTGAACGATCAGGGCGAACTCGAAGGCGGCTCACCGGACGTGCTCTGGAACGCGGTGGTGCGTCCCGCCGGAGCCGAGATCAGTCAGATCCTCTGGTGCGAGCCGGGCAAGATGATGATCGACCCCGCCACCGGCGCGCCGGGGTACAGGCCCACCTGGGTGGTGGGCGTCGAGACGCTGCTGGACCCCGATGACGCCGTCGCCTCCTACGCCCGACTGCTGCGGCTGGCGATGAACGCCATGCCCGATGCACCGGTGATCTACGACGCCTCGTCTTTCCGTTCGTTTTCACGCGAGGATCTGGCGTGGATGCTTCCGTCGATCGACCTGGAGCCCGTGGCCGATTCGCTCTGGTGCATCCACGTGGTCGGCCGTGAGAAAGGCGAAGGCCCGGTGTGGCTGCACACGCACGGGCTGTGGCGGTGCGGACGCCCGGAGCTGGAGATGCTCGAGGTGCCCACGGAGTTCATCGGCACGGCCGCGGAGATGATCAATCTGGTCGGAGAACGCTGGCTGGATGAAGCCCCTCCCGCCCCGGGTGGAATCATGCCCCTGGGCGACACGTTGAACATTTCGCTGCAGAGGTGGCAGGACTGCGTGGAGACCCTGCCGCCCGGCTCGCCCGGCGAAAAGGCCGACCGCGCGGATGGAGAGGATGGGGACCACGTGGGCGCCCGCGCGGTGATCTGCGACGCCAGGCCGCGCGGCGTCTTTCGCAAGGTGTGGACGTGGCCCGAACAGGTGATCCGCGCGCTCGAGGAGGGCTCGGCGGTCGTCGCCCGCACCGAGCGGGCCACGCGCCGCAGCGAGCAGATCGCGCGGGCCACCTGGCCCGAGCTGGCCATGGCTCACGCCGACTTCCGACGGGCTCGCAAGGGCGTTCATCATCCGGACGTTCACTTCCTCCTCAAGATCGGGCTGCCCTACGGCGAAGGCGAGGACGCCAGCCGCGAACACATGTGGTTCGAGGTGGAGCGGTTCGAGGGCGACCGGGCCGAGGCGCGGCTGCTCAACCGGCCTCATTTCGTCGAAGGCCTGAGCGAGGGGGACGTGCGCTCGGTCGAACGCTCCCAACTCTCGGACTGGAGCGTCTTTTCGCCCGAGGGTCGCTTCGAGCCGGGGCGCAGTGCGGGGCTGCGGGAGGCGCTGGAGCGCCTCGCGCGGACTTGA
- a CDS encoding insulinase family protein: MLVNPALVVALIAAPPVVERFELSNGVRAVVVHVPDAPKQTTFTFLPLSLATDGPNEAQWSHLVEHLLIRSTDPHALQADGMEFNGETGPECLRLDSYAAPEQWRASIERHAKWLAARSFDADTLEREKVMIAGEERGTSTSGFTHKWAIAAWNQIIRHGLDHAAVHGDVAGASVESVMGAARARLPIDQSVLIATIGPAEPDAVRAAMQEMLGGLPVGMPDASRKKAAAPRLEGDVTATWDLPTRHVLIWWRLPDASPATRAAATALFMDAQMRLQTLKVGGEKPGVVLIHPVVNTPEGSCFIVNLRLAPGIDPAAARNEVVQAMNSGNPEMALRLGRMNAMNWGPAPDFAASRRNLQGRMRDLLEGQWLLTRSMEEFNWGMPAEAIAGSLRELTAESIRPVAERLRGAPTGSLVLEPRD, encoded by the coding sequence ATGTTGGTGAATCCCGCATTGGTCGTCGCCTTGATCGCCGCTCCGCCGGTCGTCGAGCGGTTCGAGTTGTCCAACGGTGTGCGCGCCGTCGTGGTCCACGTGCCGGACGCGCCGAAGCAGACCACGTTCACCTTCCTGCCGCTTTCGCTGGCGACCGACGGGCCGAACGAGGCGCAGTGGTCGCACCTCGTGGAGCACCTGCTGATCCGTTCCACCGATCCGCACGCCCTTCAGGCCGACGGCATGGAGTTCAACGGTGAGACGGGGCCGGAGTGCCTGCGGCTGGACTCCTACGCCGCGCCGGAGCAGTGGCGGGCATCCATCGAGCGTCACGCGAAGTGGCTGGCGGCGAGGTCGTTCGACGCCGACACCCTCGAACGCGAGAAGGTCATGATCGCCGGGGAGGAGCGGGGCACCTCGACGTCCGGCTTCACGCACAAGTGGGCGATTGCGGCGTGGAACCAGATCATCCGTCACGGCCTTGATCACGCCGCCGTACATGGCGACGTGGCGGGGGCGAGCGTCGAATCGGTCATGGGTGCGGCTCGGGCGCGCCTGCCGATCGACCAGAGCGTGCTCATCGCCACCATCGGCCCGGCGGAGCCGGATGCGGTGCGCGCTGCGATGCAGGAGATGCTTGGTGGTCTGCCGGTCGGGATGCCCGACGCGTCACGGAAGAAGGCCGCCGCGCCGCGGCTGGAAGGCGACGTGACCGCCACGTGGGATCTGCCCACCCGTCACGTGCTCATCTGGTGGCGTCTGCCGGACGCTTCGCCCGCCACCCGCGCCGCCGCGACGGCCTTGTTCATGGACGCGCAGATGCGGTTGCAGACGCTGAAGGTGGGAGGTGAGAAGCCCGGCGTCGTCCTGATCCACCCCGTCGTCAACACGCCCGAGGGCTCCTGTTTCATCGTTAACCTGCGCCTGGCGCCCGGAATCGATCCTGCCGCCGCGCGGAATGAGGTGGTGCAGGCGATGAACAGCGGCAATCCCGAGATGGCGCTGCGGCTGGGGCGGATGAACGCCATGAACTGGGGACCGGCGCCGGATTTCGCCGCCTCGCGCCGCAACCTGCAGGGGCGGATGCGCGACCTGCTGGAGGGCCAGTGGCTTCTCACTCGATCCATGGAGGAGTTCAACTGGGGCATGCCGGCGGAGGCGATCGCCGGGTCGCTGCGCGAACTGACCGCGGAGTCGATCAGGCCGGTGGCGGAGCGGCTGCGTGGCGCCCCGACGGGGTCGCTGGTGCTGGAGCCCCGCGATTGA
- a CDS encoding 6-phosphofructokinase, whose product MPTFNAVIAQSGGPTAVINQSLVGCLEALRGAADVGCIYGARHGVKGLLKDDLIDLTNLDQTRLERVAATPSAALGSTRDKPDETYCTRILDSLRKHDIHWLFYIGGNDSADTCRIVRDQAVAAGYPLRCFHVPKTIDNDLECNDHTPGYGSAARWVATTFMSDNLDNAALPGVKINVVMGRNAGFLTAASTLGRRHEDDGPHLVYLPERVFDPEDFVADVDRVYTRLGRCLIAVSEGVKDRAGNAVTAMMADTRERDAHGNIQLSGTGVLGDFLAERLKQDLGGTHKKIRVRSDTFGYIQRSSFDISPVDAAEARAVGQHAALCAIRGQESGSITIERESTDPYRVRFGLAPLEHVAAKTRVMPPHFMDSDAPGVTDAFRRYAEPLVGRLPEVGRLG is encoded by the coding sequence ATGCCCACCTTCAACGCCGTCATCGCCCAGTCCGGCGGGCCAACCGCCGTCATCAATCAGTCTCTCGTCGGCTGCCTCGAGGCCTTGCGCGGCGCGGCCGACGTCGGGTGCATCTACGGCGCCCGCCATGGCGTCAAGGGGCTGCTGAAGGATGACCTGATCGACCTGACCAACCTCGATCAGACGCGGCTGGAGCGCGTCGCCGCCACGCCCTCCGCCGCGCTCGGCTCCACGCGCGACAAGCCGGATGAAACCTACTGCACGCGGATTCTCGATTCGCTGCGAAAGCACGACATCCACTGGCTGTTCTACATCGGCGGCAACGATTCGGCGGATACCTGCCGCATCGTGCGCGATCAGGCCGTCGCGGCCGGGTACCCCCTGCGCTGCTTCCACGTGCCAAAGACCATCGACAACGATCTGGAGTGCAACGATCACACGCCCGGCTACGGCAGCGCGGCCCGCTGGGTGGCGACGACGTTCATGTCCGACAACCTCGACAACGCCGCCCTTCCGGGCGTGAAGATCAACGTGGTCATGGGGCGCAACGCGGGGTTTCTCACCGCCGCCAGCACGCTGGGCCGGCGGCATGAGGACGACGGCCCCCACCTGGTCTACCTGCCCGAGCGCGTGTTTGATCCGGAAGACTTCGTGGCCGACGTGGACCGCGTCTACACCCGGCTGGGGCGGTGCCTGATCGCGGTGAGCGAGGGCGTGAAGGACCGGGCCGGCAACGCCGTCACCGCCATGATGGCCGACACGCGCGAGCGCGACGCGCACGGCAACATTCAGCTCTCAGGCACGGGCGTGCTGGGAGACTTCCTCGCCGAGCGTCTCAAGCAGGATCTGGGCGGTACGCACAAGAAGATCCGCGTGCGCTCGGACACGTTCGGGTACATCCAGCGGTCGAGCTTCGACATTTCGCCGGTGGACGCGGCGGAGGCCCGGGCCGTGGGTCAGCACGCCGCGCTCTGCGCCATCCGCGGGCAGGAGAGCGGGTCGATCACCATCGAGCGCGAATCGACCGATCCGTATCGGGTGCGCTTCGGGTTGGCGCCGCTGGAGCACGTGGCCGCGAAAACGCGCGTGATGCCGCCGCACTTCATGGATTCGGATGCGCCGGGCGTCACGGACGCCTTCCGCCGCTACGCCGAGCCGCTGGTGGGGCGCCTGCCGGAGGTGGGTCGGCTGGGGTAA